Within Phaenicophaeus curvirostris isolate KB17595 chromosome 7, BPBGC_Pcur_1.0, whole genome shotgun sequence, the genomic segment CTGATGTAATTGCCATGAGCATAACCACTGCTGTGGGGTGAAACGCCCACCTGACGAGAGGACACCTCCTCCAGGTTCCAGGAAGGAAGCACGTCAGCTTCCCCCTTCTCTTAAAACCCCACACTGGCACAGAAAATTTGCTTTAACAGATATCTCTGCAGAGCCACCTTATTTTTGCACTTAGGAGACGTTTTTCCAACCAATCAAGGATCTGAGGACCTTCAGAACAGGTGAGCAGAAAAGAACAATCTACTGAATCAGGACATGAAGCAGCTAATTACAATTCTCATCTGTAACAGTCTTATTTCACATAGGAATAATGGATAATTAGAATGTGACATTCACTTCAATTTACCTTTGGTAACGCGATTCCCAGGCTACTCCCTGCACCAGTTCAGGGCTTTCATACGCACTGGAGAAGACTCTGCTATGGTACAGGCCTGTTTGTAAGTCTGTTCTCATCACCTCGATACTGCAGTTGACTCGCAGTGATGCTAATTAGGGTGCTGCTCCAGTGGCACAGTTGACCTACCATCCTCATCAGCCACAGATACCCCAACGCCTCTTTCTACTCGGAGAGGAGAACggggtgaggagcagctggtttTAACCAGAATTATTTGTACGATGTACATCCCAGCAAACAATTAACACTGATGCAAATGAGAGGGGTAAACTGTACTTGGAAGGCATCCCATGAATTtgcaccagcatccccaggcagCTATTGAGAGCAGTCTGCAAGAACCCGATGGTCGGATCAAGAGCAGGTTGGATGATATTCCTTCTCCAGATCTGTCAGTTTATTTTGaatcaagagaaaacaaacaaacacaaaaccatagAAGAATATCCAGGAATGCCTTCCTCCCTTCTCACAGAAGAGGGATTCTGCTGTGGACAGGCTGTTGGGACAATGAATGGGATTTAGAAGACACCAGCTTGCAACACTGATATTGAGAGGGACAGGAGAACTGCTCTTTTCTGCAATAAAGTATTGACCAAGGCCTTTCACTATTACTTACTGGgtaagaaatgaaaggaaaaaagggtttCTTCAGCTATGGCTTTTGAAAGCATTGGATGCTCGCTTTGAATTCACAGCAACGCACAAACCTGGGCGACGGGCTCCCTGTACCACCAGGGACTGAACAGAAAACCCAGAGCCATCTGGAGCCACGGAGCTGCTCCATGAGTGGTGTAGAGTGTCCCTGCTCAAACCAAAATGGGTAACGTCACAGCAGCAAACAAGAATCTTGATTTCAGTTCATCTCATGACTTCTTGGTTTCAAAAAGACTGATTTTTGATGTTTTGCTGTCTTTGAAAGCCAAAACCAATGAAGAAAGGGATAAACTAGTTCTCTTCTTGTATCGGTTAGATATTGCAGGGAAAATACCAAAAGCTGTTTTCAATTGAGTAACTTCAcaaaagatgcattttctaGGTAATTCCTCTTGAGGCActgccttcttttcctttctaattgCACATATTTCACTCAGTTCTAGGTGGCCTATTTTATTAAACTTTGACTATAAAATCTAGGAGTTCCCTTTATTTCCAAGACAATTTTCCTGGGAGACCTCCCCGCCTCCCTTGATGTGCATGTAGTCCAGTGAAAATCAAGGAGGTAAAGAACACCATGACCTTCTCCTCCGCAGTACCTGCAGAATTCCAGAAGTCAGGGATGAGCTGCCAGCAGAAGTACCAAGCAGCTAACACTCAAGGATGTGTTTGTAGTCCATCAGCTACTCTGCACTGTCTGTCCATGTTCCTGCTCCTGCCCAGTGACTGAGAGCTGGCTGGTACTGTGGGATGAGAGCTCATACAGGGACAGTTAAGAATCGAGGTGTTCCTCCCTTCTGTGACCTGGCATTAAAAAGGACTTTTCTGACAGACACTTTGTTGTCTGAAGTGGAAAAGCTAGTTAGAACCAGCTCACCATTGGCTCCCTCAACCACTCAGGAgcatttctattaaaaacaagCACATATGAAAAGGACAAGAAATGCTGGTGTGCACCTAATTTAACTCAGAGCTGTTTACAGATCCATCCACAAGTACAGGTAAGCACGCTGAATTACATATTTAAGTGTACTTAACCTTTAAATATAAACACTTTCTGCATTAAAGTATACATTACTTTTGCAAGTATCATAGAGAGaaatctttaaataaatactCCTACTTAGTAAGAAGAGATGCTTTTGAGATCGATGACTTCTTAAATTACAGTGCAACCTCTTAAGAAGAACAACTGCTAATACTTACAGAAACCGTGCTCGAACTGCTGTGAGTTGGAGAGAAGCCATATGAAAAGAGTTACAGGTTTACAGTCCCATTAGAGGTTTGCAGTCACGGGTGCCACCACTTATTAAAAGTCCTCAAACACCAGGGCTGCCTGATCCTAGTAAGACAGATCTTCCCACTATGCAGAGCAATGCAATcaatttaataaagaaaactgcagaaaaatgaCTTTGAAATGATAtagattttaataaatatttatgcaggCTTATAAACAGTGCTCTGGACAGGCAGTTTAAAgtataaaatatgtttatttcaaTTATATACAGCTCAGTACATTTTGATATACACCTTGACATTTTGCAGTCTGTTTGGACTCGAACTGTTTTGTAACATCAGCACAAATACGGGCTTCCAGATCCCTTCCCCCAGCTCCTCAACTTGCATTCCCTTGGGATGTTCATCGTTTCAAATAgctttaaatgatttttttaagtatgcaAAACATGCTCTTCCTCCCAAGCACTATCAAAGATGCAAGAAGAAATAACACCAATGCAAAGTGTCCAATTTATGCCAGCAATTCCAAGCAATCCACCTTTTCAAAAGGCACTGGAGCTGGTATAGAGAACAACAATCCTCTTTGGTCTGATATCCAACAAGAATTAAGACATGCAAAGTCATCTTCTATccagaagggaagaggaaagaatttttcagagATAAAAACATTCCTTCAGAATCAtagtttgcaaaaaaatataatgtagtaaagaaatacaattttaagCAAAAATCTTCTTGGAAAAATAGGTATTTTCTGTATTCATAGCTAGACAGTACTTGAAGGCAAACCTATGCACACATGGCAGTGTGTGTGGACAGTTTCAGTGGAAAAGATAAAACAACCATGTGAGCTGTGGTATCAAAGGCCTTTTGGGGTGCAAAGTGCCATGAATTCATTTCAGCAGGCTAAGACCTGTCCCTCAAACTTCCTTCAAACTCTATATTGGTCTTCCAAAGTGCTTAGGCTAAGCAGATTCACAAGGATCTATCTAACTAGGTTTTGGAATGTGACCATATCAGAAATACACACGAAGTGGAAATGACAGCgtctctttttttctataaagaATTGGTTCCGAGGCTTTAATTGTTCAGAAAGAAGTTTCCACACCAGATCAGTGTTGCTGACCTACCTAGTTCCTTCATGAAGTGCTGTCTTCACTGTAGATCCAAGGCACATAGATGCGCATAAGCATGAACATAAGTACATTCAAGACATCTATCAGCTAGCCTAGGAAAAAAGGTATTTCCTACAGAATCTCCTCCGGAGCAGCTCTCCACCCTAAAAGAACTTTAATTGCAGGGTGATCTGACTAGCTGATTTGTGAAGGTTGCTCGTTTGGTGATAAGCTTTAAACCTGAGACAGCAAATCCAAACCCACACATATTTCTTGTGGCTAGGTACGCCAGTGAATAACTTATTACTTGCATCATTCCCACTTACATAACATTGAAGTCTGATGAGTTacctataaagaaaaaaaccttcagaGATTCCTAAGGTCCTATGTGTTGTGCAAAGTGCATGCGTCTGTACTGGAACTGAGCAAATGGCAGGTAGCTTGCGTAGCCTGGAGATTCTGGAGTTAGGATATTGTACAGTCATCTCTGGATCTCCCCTTACTCCTTCTACCACCCTGCAAATCCTCTTTGCTTTCATCCCTGGTATTGCCAGCACTTTCCAAATCCTGTTCCGAAACATTTCCATCtggtattttttccactttattaGAATCTTCCATCACACCACTCTTCTCATCGGTTTTCCATGATGCTTCCTCTTGCAAATGCTCTGCTTCTGCAAGCTCATCTCCTTTTTCATGCTGCAAGCTGTCACCTTCAAACAAGGTGGCTTCgatttctgttttgtctctggcTTCATCTATTTGGGAAGCTTTTCTGACAGCATCGTTTGCTCCAACACCCTCTCCTTTCTGTGTATCGGCTTTCTCTCCATcacatttttcagcagtttctaGTAGCTGATTTGACTCCTCATCAAAATCAAACACATCGCCATCACCACCTTCCAGTCTTCCCTCTTTTTCACTCTCTAACTTAACTTGTTCACTAACATTTTCATCCTGTTCAGCTTTCTGTGCAAGGGAATTACTTGCACCTTCCTCAGAAGCAAATCTACCACCGTGGTAGTCTGCAAGCTCTacctctttctcattttcttccagtgttGCTTTATCAACTTTGTTTTCAGTAGTTACCCTAACATCTACACCTGACTCCTCTTTAGATTCACCTGCCTCTTGTTCAACCacattctgtgttttttcttctaaggaaatatttttctcttccacttTATCATCTGTTGTTTCTTCACTAAACTGAACCGTTTGAACTTCTACCTTTGGCTTTAAATCTTCTACACACTCTGtcctattttcctttccttccccagaCTCATGCCCCGTTTCCAATTCTGATTCCTGAATTTTGTCATCTAAAAGACTTGGGCCTAAACTGGTTTGTTGAATCGTCACCTCTTccacaatgtctgtgtctggctctgcctgctgcacctcatcttctttttcctcacttATATACCCTCCAGCCTCCACAAATGCCTTATTTTGTTCGCCTGTTTCTGCAGAATCCGAAGACATCTCCAGCTCTTCCGTTAACACTTCCTCCTGCCCATCCTTCTCAGCTGTAGCATTTTCAAGCTCAGTTTTATCTTGCATATTTTGTTCCTCTGATGATGCTAAAGGACTGTCCTCTGAAGAAACTGCTTGGATGTGTGCCTGGTCTCCGCTGccttccttttcatttgcaCCTGCTGGGTCATCACTGTCATATGACACCGTTCCCTCCAAACCCATGGGTTCCATTTCCCTCGTCTGAGCCTGAGCTACCTTCCCaacctcattttcttcttcagctccATCACCTCCTGTTTTGCCACTTCCCCCACCAGCGCAGTCTTTGATTTCAACACGCTTTTCCTCCAAAACATTTGTAACCTTGTTTTCAGCACTTCCCTCTgagccctgcagcccctc encodes:
- the LRRFIP1 gene encoding leucine-rich repeat flightless-interacting protein 1 isoform X16, yielding MGTQGAGRKRLPNRERLTAEDDALNQIAREAEARLAAKRAARAEAREIRMKELERQQKEIEERPEKDFEKGARTVSSLSAATLASLGGTSSRRGSEDTSISADTEASIREIKDSLAEVEEKYKKAMVSNAQLDNEKTNFMYQVDTLKDALLELEEQLAESRRQYEEKSKEFEREKHAHSILQFQFMEIKEALKQREEMLAKHGIIPDSDVATNGETSDILSNEGHLDSSKHVPGTTQALKAGGDGMLGKANEVDMKNEILEDVGKKEILQNTEREEHKEESEEEEIQTFHADENAKTEKVVEECDALSTVMLPGSRFAEQIESLTEHVSGSASSSDDSDAGDLRKETESAGSAVQQPASTESEHCDLNARTNQSSEEGSLQGHQMFEAPQEMPSVLGTERELEKAAPKEEEREDLKTNHGLSDTEMDQEITSESCELVSKQAGLPEGAAPGSLSGGVNVESHAEGLQGSEGSAENKVTNVLEEKRVEIKDCAGGGSGKTGGDGAEEENEVGKVAQAQTREMEPMGLEGTVSYDSDDPAGANEKEGSGDQAHIQAVSSEDSPLASSEEQNMQDKTELENATAEKDGQEEVLTEELEMSSDSAETGEQNKAFVEAGGYISEEKEDEVQQAEPDTDIVEEVTIQQTSLGPSLLDDKIQESELETGHESGEGKENRTECVEDLKPKVEVQTVQFSEETTDDKVEEKNISLEEKTQNVVEQEAGESKEESGVDVRVTTENKVDKATLEENEKEVELADYHGGRFASEEGASNSLAQKAEQDENVSEQVKLESEKEGRLEGGDGDVFDFDEESNQLLETAEKCDGEKADTQKGEGVGANDAVRKASQIDEARDKTEIEATLFEGDSLQHEKGDELAEAEHLQEEASWKTDEKSGVMEDSNKVEKIPDGNVSEQDLESAGNTRDESKEDLQGGRRSKGRSRDDCTIS